A single Streptomyces sannanensis DNA region contains:
- a CDS encoding response regulator transcription factor, with protein sequence MSDTVRVVLADDERMVRTALRVILDAEPDLEVVGEAATGTEAVSVVRELRPEVVLMDVRMPEIDGIRATERILGSMPEPPRIVVVTTFENDSYVYDALRVGASGFLLKRAAAEELVQAVRLVARSDSLLFPAAVRALAAEHAARRPAAPPPWATRLTEREADVLRLMATGLTNAEIAGRMGVGAATVKTHVASVLAKTGARDRTQAVIAAYESGFIAPG encoded by the coding sequence ATGAGCGACACGGTCCGGGTCGTCCTCGCCGACGACGAGCGAATGGTCCGTACAGCCCTGCGCGTCATCCTCGACGCCGAGCCCGATCTGGAGGTCGTCGGCGAGGCGGCGACGGGCACGGAGGCGGTTTCGGTGGTGCGGGAGCTGCGGCCCGAGGTGGTGCTGATGGACGTACGGATGCCGGAGATCGACGGCATCCGGGCCACCGAGCGGATCCTGGGCTCGATGCCGGAGCCGCCCCGTATCGTCGTCGTCACCACCTTCGAGAACGACTCCTACGTCTACGACGCGCTGCGCGTCGGCGCCTCCGGCTTCCTCCTGAAGCGCGCCGCCGCGGAGGAACTCGTCCAGGCGGTCCGGCTGGTCGCCCGCAGCGACTCACTGCTCTTCCCCGCCGCCGTACGCGCCCTCGCCGCAGAACACGCCGCCCGCCGGCCCGCCGCTCCCCCGCCCTGGGCAACCCGCCTCACCGAACGCGAGGCGGACGTCCTGCGGCTGATGGCGACGGGTCTGACCAATGCGGAGATCGCCGGGCGGATGGGGGTCGGCGCGGCAACCGTCAAGACGCATGTGGCGTCGGTGCTGGCGAAGACGGGCGCGCGCGACCGCACGCAGGCGGTGATCGCGGCATACGAGTCGGGGTTCATCGCCCCGGGGTGA
- a CDS encoding sensor histidine kinase has protein sequence MSTLVRALLGARARRRWIHLILGGALLMPYWLLGTVALTVAGDVFRSTALQFAAYGLALPMAAVSALFPLTRPLSAAAVRALCGVPEGRLAEGPARTPEARARVSAWWTLHLGLGALISGATLALPPFALSLMVLPFSAGLRNSGLNAFRGPDRTWVLWVAPPSGLLMLLALAACAAAAGALLARVAPLLLGPAPADRLAAAERRAAELAVRNRLARELHDSVGHALSAVTLQASAARKVLDADVEFVREALAAIEETTRRTVAELDSVLGLLRQDENDPDLPAPALDALDGLLARTGLDVSFRTTGDPASVPETVSREAYRIVQEGLSNVLRHCGTSPVTLSIAVTGEELEITMENPLPAAPPCRSHSASTPLRPSAPPSFLDRDPQPPPHLGCAAPPCRSRSASTPLRPSAPPSFLDRDPQPPPHLGCAAPPCRSHSASTPLRPSAPPSFLDRDPQPPLHLGCAAPPCRSHSASTPLRPSAPPSFLDRDPQPPLHLGCAAPPPVRPGGGRGLRGIAERAALLGGKAQAGPKDGVWRLTAVLPLGGAR, from the coding sequence TGACCGTGGCCGGCGATGTCTTCCGCAGCACGGCCCTCCAGTTCGCCGCGTACGGACTCGCTCTGCCGATGGCCGCCGTCTCCGCCCTCTTCCCGCTCACCCGGCCGCTGTCGGCGGCAGCGGTGCGCGCCCTGTGCGGGGTGCCGGAGGGCCGGCTGGCCGAGGGGCCGGCCAGGACCCCGGAGGCCAGGGCCCGGGTCTCGGCCTGGTGGACGCTGCATCTGGGCCTGGGCGCGCTGATCAGCGGGGCGACGCTGGCGCTGCCGCCGTTCGCGCTGTCGCTGATGGTGTTGCCGTTCTCGGCCGGGCTCCGGAACTCCGGGCTCAACGCGTTCCGGGGGCCGGACCGCACCTGGGTGCTGTGGGTCGCTCCGCCCTCCGGGCTGCTGATGCTGCTCGCCCTGGCGGCCTGCGCCGCGGCGGCCGGGGCGCTGCTGGCCCGCGTCGCGCCGCTCCTGCTCGGACCGGCCCCCGCGGACCGGCTGGCCGCGGCCGAGCGGCGGGCCGCCGAGCTGGCGGTGCGCAACCGGCTCGCCCGCGAGCTGCACGACTCGGTGGGCCACGCACTGAGCGCGGTCACCCTCCAGGCGAGCGCGGCCCGTAAAGTCCTTGACGCGGATGTGGAGTTCGTACGCGAGGCACTGGCGGCGATCGAGGAGACCACGCGGCGCACGGTCGCCGAACTCGACTCCGTACTGGGCCTGTTGCGCCAGGACGAGAACGACCCCGACCTGCCTGCCCCGGCCCTCGACGCGCTGGACGGGCTGCTCGCCCGTACCGGCCTGGACGTCTCGTTCCGTACGACAGGAGACCCGGCCTCTGTCCCGGAGACCGTCTCGCGCGAGGCCTACCGGATCGTGCAGGAGGGCCTGAGCAATGTGCTGCGGCACTGCGGAACGTCACCGGTCACGCTGAGCATCGCCGTCACCGGCGAGGAGTTGGAGATCACCATGGAGAATCCGCTGCCCGCCGCGCCCCCTTGCCGGTCGCACTCCGCCTCGACTCCGCTTCGGCCGAGTGCCCCTCCCTCGTTCCTCGACCGGGACCCTCAACCTCCGCCGCATCTCGGCTGCGCCGCGCCCCCTTGCCGGTCGCGCTCCGCCTCGACTCCGCTTCGGCCGAGTGCCCCTCCCTCGTTCCTCGACCGGGACCCTCAACCTCCGCCGCATCTCGGCTGCGCCGCGCCCCCTTGCCGGTCGCACTCCGCCTCGACTCCGCTTCGGCCGAGTGCCCCTCCCTCGTTCCTCGACCGGGACCCTCAACCTCCGCTGCATCTCGGCTGCGCCGCGCCCCCTTGCCGGTCGCACTCCGCCTCGACTCCGCTTCGGCCGAGTGCCCCTCCCTCGTTCCTCGACCGGGACCCTCAACCTCCGCTGCATCTCGGCTGCGCCGCTCCACCACCGGTACGGCCCGGCGGCGGCCGCGGCCTGCGTGGCATAGCCGAACGCGCCGCCCTGCTCGGCGGAAAGGCCCAGGCCGGGCCCAAGGACGGCGTATGGCGGCTGACCGCCGTGCTGCCGCTGGGCGGTGCGCGATGA